CAGGGCGGGCATTCATCCCAAAGCTAAAGCATTGGGCTTTCTGCCCGAGTTTCTGTTCAGAAAGGACAATCTATAATTCGGAAAAAGATTTTGATAATTGCTATCGCAGCATTTTTAGTAATGGGATTTTTGCCGATATCGCTGGATATTGTATCTCCACCGGAAGCCGAAGCAGGCAAGTTCCACATTGAGTGCGATTGGATAATTGAGACCAACGCTATATACTTATTCTGTTGGTGGGAGACCCACGACCACTAATAGCAAAACCCAGTAGTACCCTGTATAGAAGGGCGATCTCATTCTTGATCGCCTTCCAATTATTATGGAGAAACAATGCGATTCGTTATTATTTTTAGCAGTCTCATTTGTCTATCCCTCTTCAATTCTGGATGTATAGGCAACCAGCAGAAAACCTCGAATCAAGAGCAGACACCTATAGCTGGTGAACAAAACGCTACCGCTACTGAAGAATTGATAGATTCCGGAGAAAAATCATCCTCCAAAGATAGTCAAGTAGAAAATAACCCCCCCGAAACCCCTCAACAAGGAAACGTATCTATCGATCCCACGGTAGATGAGGCGCAAGAGCATTACCTTGCTTTCTTTTCACTACTGAAAACAGATATAGAAGCAGCAGAGATAGAACTCTCAAAGTACGTAAAGATTCGTTTCGGAGCACATCCACTTGGTGACGAATGGGTCAAACTCTTTGTCCGCCTCGTCCGCAACCAAAAAGGAACCTTCGCGGATATACAACATGCCACCGAATGGCATGTTCAGATGCTTACAGATGTTAAGCCTGAAGAACGAACGCAAGCACACACCGAATTGCTCAAAAGTCTACAAGACGCTCTGGGAGGGCTGGAATCAATGGGTAAACTACTTGAAAGCCAGGGCAAAAATCTCGAAACTTATGAGATGCCGGGCAGGTTTGGTTCACCATAGCCAAGGTGCTCTGCTTCCTCATGAAAGGAGGGGAGAATGTACATTAAGATCTTAGGTATTGCCGCTATTCTCGTTATCTTCTTTTGCGTTGGTATCTTTTTTTTCACGCGCTGGGAGAATCAACATTTTGTGGGGGAACTCCCAGAGTTACCCAAAGTTGAAGATATCTCAGTTCCAGTTAAACAAAGGGAGTTGAAACTAAAAGAAGATCCAACACAGATGCCATCCGTAACAATAGTGGAACCTGAAATATTGGAAAATTCTTCCATAACCCCCGAAATACCCGATATCGAAACAGAAAGACAAGCGTTTCAAGAAACAGATACAACCGAGTTTGACTTGGCATTGGATCCACTTTCCCTTTCTACAGTAGAACTCCCGGAAGCGTTACCGGAATCCCCTGTTGAGGGAATCGACTGGGTAAAGATAAAGGCAGCCAGTCAAGACTACAATGACTTTCTTGACACCGATCCTGATTATGCTTATGATCGGCTTACGGACCGCTTTAAAGAGATGTTTGGAGACCGTCCTGAAATTGAAACATTGGTTGAAAATATTAGACGTTCAAATGAAGGTACCTTGACTGTTGATGACGCAATTACCATGACGGAAGCATCTATAAGTCTTCTACCAGCAGATGAGACTGAAGCGATAAGACAGCTATCGGAAAATCTTGAAGTCTTCCGAGAAATCAAGGCATTCCAAGAGGAAGGCGGGCATGTGAATATCGAATTCAACATCTCCGTGGGAGGAGAGTAAAACAAACGCTATCTCCACTTTCCTTGGATGCGGTATCTCTGCAGTGCTCTGTTTAACGCTTCTGTATCACGTCTACATGCTGTAGAGGTGCCTTTCAAACCTGCCCGACAGCGTGCCTATTCTTCAACAGGACTTACGCAAAAAGGGGATTTTCGACCGGTTAGAACGTGTAGAAACCTCCGTCACATCTGACTTCCGAGGTGGCACAAACTAAAGTTTATGCTACACTGCGGAAGTCCTATTCAACAGAAGACGTTGAAGGGTGGCGTGCCCCCTGGTACAAAGCGTTTCTGTACAGTGCTCAGATATTGAACCTACTGACTCTCCCGGTTGTTGTGGCAGTTTGTTGTTCGTTTTTTCGCCTTTTCCGCGAGAAAAATATCGGTCTCTATCTACTTTATGCCTGGGGGTTTGGGGTTTTACTCCCTTTTTCGCTCGCCACCACGAAAACGCCGAGTGCGACACTCATCAGTATGCCCGCGTTTCTATTGATACTCGGTGGCTTCATAGAGCGGACCACATACCACAAACCCAACGAGTCACACTACAGACGCGGGATTCGTGTTGCTTGGGCAACGCTGCTTGTGATCCTATGCATTGGAGAGGGTATTCAGGCTTGGCGGGTCACCCAAACTCACAATGAACATACGCTCTCTGAGATTGCGGCGTTTGCGGAGGAACACCTGCCGAAAAATGCCGTGCTTCTCACCGAAATTAATGTCCGGAAAAGAGAAGCCCACTACGACTATCTTCGTCTGATGTTTTTCACAGAACATACTGCGCGTCCCTACTATTTAAAAAGTGAATGGAAATCTCTCAGCCAACAGGTTCAAGAACACGGTGGCATTCCCTACGTTGTCACCTTTCGCGAGCTCGACTTACCTTTACTCTTCAAAAGCGAAGCAGATAAGCGGACAATATATTTGGCGGAACCCAGCGACTAACATACTATTAGGACATTTATAGCAGATTTTAGTAGGATTTGGACACCCTCAAAGAGGTTTCCCAAGGATCACCTTTAACGTCCCTTCACGTAGCACAGACTAACAGTCTATGCTACAATTCTCTCACATTCATCCGCACTAATTTAGCAATGAAGCCACGAGTGTCTCCATCGTTGGCACCGTCCCAACAGCTGGAAGTGAGGACTTCGCTGCCCACGTCTCGTATCCGCCTTCCTCTATCAATGCCTTATCCGTGCAGATGTAGCCGATATATCCATTCGCTAAGCTGACGAGAAATGTTGGATTTGCGTCGGATCTCGACTTGATATTCATGCCCGTCTCAACGAACACCTCCCCGGGCAATGCGACAATCGCTGCCTCACCCAGACGGATGACTTGAACGGGTGCGGTCATCTGTGCCGGTAACTTCGCCAACCGCTGGCATTCGCGGGCGTAGACATCAACCAGTGCGTTCGGTATCGGTTCTCCGACGACCCAACTAAACGGACCCGTTTCGTAGGCATCGTAAGTACCTTGCGGCACAGACAATACCTGTTCAGCAATTTTAAGGTCCTCAGCCGTAATCTCTTTACGTTGGAACGTCAGCGTGGCGAGATCGCCACTGAGATCAAGCGTTTCGTGCATCTCCATGAGTTGCTTCTCAACAATAAAATGTCCAGCGAGAACGTTCGCCATTTTCACCGCCTGCTGATGTCCGCTCGCTGTCCATTTCGTCCGTCCACTGAAGTCAGTATTGTTAATCTGCCCCGATGCGGCGTTCCAGAGAAGCGAGATGCATGTATCCCCGAGATAGTGTTGCATCAGTCGATCGAAGTGTCCAAAATAGTCTGCGGAGAGAGCATTACCGTTGTCTGTACCGATATAGTGGAGCGAAAAATTCGCAACCGCCGCGATCGGAGTCCCATCATCGGTAGCCTCAACGAACATCATCGCCACCTCCGGATCGATTGTCCCGGTCGGTTTCACCAGATCTGGGTGTTCGATACCGGGGTTAAAACGGACCGTCCCATCTCTCATGTGCCACCGCCGATTGAAGGTGATGCGTTCTTCATCAACACTGGCAAATCCTATCCGTGCCGGCTTGCGTCGCCACACTGCGAGTTCAACGGCATCGGCGATTTTCAGCGGCACCCACTCGGTATACTCGGTATCTTCATCAACACCCAGCAGATCGGCGATTGCGACAGCAGTATGTGTATGTGTGGCATTGATCATGACGTGTGCCGGTGGAATATCGCATCTATCGGCGATACGTGCTTTGGTGGCATCAGCGACTTTCTCTGGTATAGCGATGAGATCGCAAGTAACGATTGCGATACGTGTTGTTCCGTTATCAATGACGACTGCCTTGGCAAAAAGTTCATCGTCGACATTTTCAGCGTATCTCGGTCGGAAACCGCCCGGTATTCTCGTGCCGAGGGGCGGCGTGATATTCGTGCTGGCACTTCCTGCTTTAAGAGTTGTTGACATCGTGCGGGCTCCTCAAAAATTATGGAAACTGAGAAGAACTAATATTCACCTCACAGATGAGATCGCCCTGTAAGCGGAATGGGATATGCACACCTGTCTGCGTGAGGTAAAGTGCCTCCGGTGTAATGGTATCTATGGTGCCGCGCAAAACGACGTATGAACCGATCCGGCGTTCTGCAATGACCTCTGCTAACTTCTTGTGGAGTTCGGTGAACCGATCTTCTAATGGAAAGACAAGTTTATCTTCGACTGTTGCGCGGAGGTCTGGAAAGAAGCCCTCTCCGACGGTTTGTGCAATATCCAAGAGCAGACTTCGTGTCGTTAGTGTATAGTCGAATTCATTAACAGAAACGGACATCGCCGTCGCGTCATACACGGGCGTTCCGAGCAGATAGAGTTGTCCCTCCGCGCCTAATGAGGGCATACTGAATGCAATCCCTGCGGCGAGCTGGGTGCCGCTGCCGTAGAGGGTCAAATTTTTAACAAGTGTATCAATCCCTTTGAGCTTGTGAGATTTTTCAACATGGGGCTTGGCAAAGTCTTCAACAGCAATGTAGGTTATTTCAATCGGTGCCATGATATGATAGCCGGATTCAAGGGTATCCACGAACCGAATGTCTGGCAAGTCGGCGGTCGTAGTATCGGGAGCACCCGTTAATGCATCTCCCATATTCGCTTGAATATAGGTTTCTATGCCGAGACTGCACGAGAGCATTTTCCCGTCACTCGACAACTGCTGCGCGAGGATTCCCAGCGGCTCTATGGTGAGCGCGATTCGCGGGTCTCGATTGATAACTATCGGCTCGTGAAGTTTTGTCCATAAACCGGCGACGCGAGTCTTTATGTCTATGTGAGTGATGTATTTGACGATGAGGTTCTCTAATTTAGGAAGGACTGCCTCCCGCACCAATTCGGTAAGAATCCGACGCACTGAAATTGTGATGCCCAAAATCTTTATTTCGGCTTTCTGGATGGAAATATCAGAGGTCGTTTTGGCAGTCATACGCCAATCCGAGTTAAGTGTTGGGGTAAGGGTGAGTGAGGCGGTCGCGGTTCCTTCAATATCTTCACGTTTCTGGACGACCTGCCCGAAGATTTTTTTTGAAACGCGTGCCCACCCGCTGAACTGGAACGGAACGTTTACGGATATAGTCCCGTCTGACGATCCCGCCATCGTGAGAGGGTCAATATCCAGTTTAATCGCGTATGTAATCGCGCCATCTTTTCGCTGGATGGGTTTGCTGAGATAGTCTCTGAGCGCAGATTCTGCTAACGTTTTAACATCCTGTATGGGCAAATTCGCCTTTACAGCAATGACTGAAGGGATCGGGGGTGGCAAGGGAGCAGGTGCAACTTCCCGCGGCGGGGCGGGTGCTTGGATGGTGAGATCGGAACCGCGCGGCATGGGGAAAAACAACATAACGCAGATTAACACGACGCCAATGGAAACCACACCCACAATTAGTTGTATTCGCATCTGCTTCGTCATGATTGCAACCTTGGAATACCGCTTGAGATTTCGTGTTCTCGGTCAATACGAAATGGATAAATGTCAAAACCGGTCTTACCAGTCTGGACGAGTTCGCTCAGAATGCGTCCGACGAGGGCACAAAACTTGAAGCCGTGCCCTGAAAAACCTGCCGCAATCAGCAGATCGGGACAGTGCGGGTGTGCGTCAATGATAAAGTCTTCGTCTGGCGTTTCAGTATAAAGGCAGACCTCGGTATGCGTGGTTTTCCCAAGTTCTGGGAGGCGTTCTTGGACGTAAGCATCTATATGAGCAATGTAATCTGCATCAGGCGTGCGTTCGGGTGTATCAGGGGAGATGATCTGTCCTCTTCCGTGCCGTGCAATTTTCACCCCACCCCGTTTATCAAAAGCACCAAAAGCCGGAATGGCATAGATGAATTCCCCATCAGGGGTCACTTCTGTAAAGACAGGAAACCGGTCTGGCTGGAAACGTTCGCTGTCTATGGGCTGATAGTAGCACACCTGTTGTTTTGTAACCGTGAGCGGGAGATTCAATTCCGCGAGTAGGGTCGCAGCCCATGCCCCCGCTGTCACGATGACTTTCCTACCATGAAATTGGGTGTTTTCGGTCCGAACAGTTAGCACATCTGTCTGCCAATTGATGTCGGTTACCTGGGTCTCCTCCCGGATTTCCGCACCGTGTTGTTCTGCCAACCGCAAGTGAGTGGAGACACACTCGGCGGCACGGAGAAAACCCGTGTCCTTCTGATAAAGGATCTCCATATCATCCGTCAATCGGAATTGCGGAAAACGTTCTGCTAACTGTGCCCCATCCCACCACTCGGATTCAACGCCTGCGGCATCTAAGCTTTGCCGTGTCGCGCGTCCATACAGGTTTCCCTTTGCGCCGATACCTACACTCCCTGTGATAAACAGCAGCGGTTTCCCCGATACCGATTCGAGGTCGCGCCATTCCGCGTAGGCGGTTTTCATCAGCTCGGTGTAAAAGGGTTTATCGTAGAAAAACCGGATAATACGGGTTTCACCGTGCGAACTGCCGAACCTGTGTCCACGCTGAAACTGTTCTAAGACAAGCACGTCTACGCCAGATTTAGCGAGATGGTATGCGGTTGCACTCCCCATTCCACCGGCACCAACAATAATGGTATCGTATATACGAGATTGCATTTTTTTAGAGTTTTAATAGTTGTCAGTATGGGTTGCTAAGCACCCCTTTCAGTTGTCGGTTACAAGAGGGCTTTATAAACGAAACCCCTTAACCGATAACTGACGCCCGAAAACTATTAAAATGGATTTGGGACAGTCGTGAAATTCTGGTATCGGTCTTCGCCGCGCAGTAGAATCGGTTTCCAAGGACGTTTCAGCGAATTCTCTTCTGCCTGCCGCACCGATGGATCAATGTAGCGAACCGTCAAGCCACACCTCCGACGCGTGGAATGGTTCGGTAGGCTACCGTGAATCATCTGCCCGTGGTGGATGGACATCTCACCGGCTTTTAGGACCAAATCTACGGCGGTTTCTGCCTCCGCTTCCGTGACCGGAACCTCCTGATTGATGCTCAGTAGGTTGCCTGCCTGTTGAGACTTCCCGTGTTCCTTGATCCCTGGTTGATGGCTTCCAGGGATTACCTGCATGCAGCCGTTCCCTGTATCGCTGTCGTCTATGGCATACCAAGCGGTGATTGCGTCTGGCGGTTCAAGTCCCCAATACGTCACGTCTTGGTGCCACGCCACGAATTTGTCGCGGGGACCGTATTTGCAGAAGAAATGCGTGGCTAACAGCATCACATCGGGACCGATAAGTGCCTCGATGACATCTACGATTTTTGGATGTGTTGCGATTTCCCAGATAAATTGGTAGTCGAAATGCCAATCAACAAGACCGATTTCACATTTCTCTGCCCCGACTTCTGCTTCCAGTGCGTCATAGGCTTGCCGATGGCGCGTTGCTTCAACTTCATCGGAAATACGAATACCGGTCAAGAATCCGTCTGTTCGGTAATTCTCAGCGAATTTTTTAATTATACCTTGCGGTTCGGTAAAGGGGGTTTGTGTATTCATGGTTACCTCCGTATATCTGAAGAAACGCCCAAGCAAAAACCCCTCCGCTTCGCTTTAGGTGTATAGTTTACTCGTGTGACAGTTGCCAACGCTTTGTCCGCCATAAACCGTTCTTAACCGAAAACTGATAACCGATAACTAATATCCCATATTGAGTGTTTGGCAGATTTTCTTAGCACCGGTAAGTTGGGGTTGCAATTCGAATGCCATTTTCAAAACGGTTCGCGCTTCTGGGAACCGATCAATTTCAACGTAGAATTCCGCAATTTTTTTGTACATCCATGCGGTCTCGCGTTTCGAGAGTTTTAGTTCACGGATTTTCGTCAACGGAATTGGATGTGTTTGGTTGTATCCCTCAACACTGAAATGATAGAGATAGATGAATTTGAGGCGGTCTTTGACTTCTCGGATGAAGTGCCTGAAACAGGGACGCTTTGTTTCGGCAGACAAGAGAGATTCATAAATTAACATTGCCTGCTCAATTTTGTAGGAGCGATCTCGGTCGCCATTAGAAAATCCGAGTCTCTGGTATGCTTCGGCGACGAGAAACTCACAGTCCCGACTCTCTTCGTAGCTCAGGAAGTCGTCAATGCGCAATTGCTTTCCAATCTCCTGAGAGCGGTGCTGCAACTGCTCATACATAGAAACGCCGGTTTCATAATTGTGATGGAGCAACGCTTGCAACAGCAATTCCAACTTGGCGTAAGTCTGGTTGATTCTTTTCAGCCGGTCGAAATAGATTTCCTCGGACTTCTGCTGCCGTTCGATCGTTTGGAGGGTTCGATCATAGTCAGATTTCCGTTTTTTGTCTTGGAGCGTGTTATAGGCATTACAGACTTCGCGGAACATCTTCTCTGCAAAAGCAGTCCGCTCCGGATTTTTATCCGGATGATAACGTTTTGCGAGTTTCCGATAGGCACTCTTTATTTCGCGAGCGGTAGCATCCCGTTCGACCTCTAAGACTTGATAGTAATCTGGAATCTGCATCATGGATACGACATCTTTAATAGATACAGTATTATCATTCCATACATTTCAGAATTTGTCAAGGTTTTATCAAAAACGTTCTACAAAACATCGCGTAAGAAACGCGCAGTATGAGATTCCTGCACCGACGCAACTTCCTCTGGTGTCCCCATCGCAACGACTTCTCCGCCACCTTTACTGCCTTCCGGTCCCAAATCAACGATCCAATCGGCGGATTTGATGACGTCAATGTTATGTTCGACAGCGATAATCGTGTTGCCAGCATCAACGAGTCGGTTCAGCACTTTGAGAAGTTTTTGGATGTCGTCGAAATGGAGTCCGGTCGTGGGTTCATCCATGATATAGAGCGTTGAACCCGTTTGGCGACGTGCTAATTCTTTCGCAAGCTTGACTCGCTGTGCTTCACCGCCGGAGAGGGTTGTGGCTGCTTGTCCTAATTCAATGTATCCGAGACCGACATCTGCTAACATCTGGAGCGTCCGACAGATACGTGGGCTCTCGCTGAAGAATGTGAGTGCCTCATCTACTGTCATATTTAAGACTTCAGCGATATTTTTACCGTTGTAACGGATTTCAAGGGTCTCCATGCTATAACCGGTGCTATTACATGCCTCACACGGCATCCACACATCAGGGAGGAAATGCATCTCGACGCGAATGAAACGGTGTCCCTCACACACATGGCACTGTCCCTGTGCGAGGTTGAAACTGAACGTGCCCATACTATACCCACGCATCTTTGCGTCGTGTTGTTCAGCAAAGAGTTCACGGATTCTCGTGAACAGGTCGGTATACGTCGCTGGATTGGAACGCGGTGTTTCCCCGATCGCCTTCTGGTCCACATTGATGAGACGTTTGATATGACTCACACCGCGGATGCGTTCATATTCCGGTTGCCCATAGTCGTTATATATGGGTTCTCGGTTGCCATCGCCGAGATAATGGGTATAGGGACGGTCTTTCGGGTCACCGGTTTTGATAGAACGCCGACTTTCAAGTGCGGGTTTTAGGGTGCCTTCAACGAATGAACTCTTTCCGCACCCAGAAACACCGGTTACACAGGTGAGCGTTCCGAGTGGAATCTTGACATCAATGTTCTTCAGATTGTTCGTTTTTGCCCCAAATATTGCTAACTGTTTGCCTGTGCCTTTGCGTCGTTCTTTCGGAACAGGAATCCCCATTTCATTGGAAAGATAGGCGTGCGTCAAGGATTTTTCAATTTTACCTTGCGGGTCACGGGCTATCAGTTGTTGACTTGAGGTCGGACGAGGGGACCTTGCCTCTACGAAGGTATCTGGGGTCCCAATAGCGACAATCTCGCCACCTCCTTTGCCCGCTTGGGGACCGAAATCAATCACATGATCGGCGGCTAATATTGTATCGCGGTCGTGTTCAACAACAAGGACGCTGTTGCCGATATCGCGAAGTTCCTTGAGTGCAGCGATGAGGCGTTCTTGGTCGCGTGGGTGTAAACCGATGCTCGGTTCGTCCAGAATATAGGTTACCCCGGTGAGGCCGCTACCGAGTTGGCTCGCGAGTTGGATTCTGCGCATTTCGCCACCTGAGAGTGTCGGTGCCCCACGCTCTAAGGCGAGATAGCCGAGACCAATATCTTCCAAGAACTGAAGTCGCGTCCGAATTTGGTGTAGGACTTCGGCTTCAAATTCCGGTGACGTATGCATGTGAAGTGACGGATGTGTCGCTCTTGAGGTCGATACACCCTTCGTGCCCGGGAGATCCCCCTTACCGCCTCGCGCCTCATCGGCGATTTGGACGTCAATCTGTTTCAGACGTGCGTTGAAGAATTCAATAACCTCGGTAATTGACAATGCCATCAAGTCAGAGACGGTCACATCTTCAAATCTGACACAACTTGGAAAGGGCTTGAGTCGTGTCCCGTGGCACTGGTTGCACGTCATATAAGGTGGGTGCATGTTCCTTCCACGTCCATCACAGAAATCGCACGCTCCGACTTTGTTGTTAAAAGAGAAGTGTCGAGGGGTCAATTGTCCAAAGTTGTTGCCGCAAGAACGGCACATCGCATGTTCGCTAAGGA
The Candidatus Poribacteria bacterium genome window above contains:
- a CDS encoding J domain-containing protein, translating into MMQIPDYYQVLEVERDATAREIKSAYRKLAKRYHPDKNPERTAFAEKMFREVCNAYNTLQDKKRKSDYDRTLQTIERQQKSEEIYFDRLKRINQTYAKLELLLQALLHHNYETGVSMYEQLQHRSQEIGKQLRIDDFLSYEESRDCEFLVAEAYQRLGFSNGDRDRSYKIEQAMLIYESLLSAETKRPCFRHFIREVKDRLKFIYLYHFSVEGYNQTHPIPLTKIRELKLSKRETAWMYKKIAEFYVEIDRFPEARTVLKMAFELQPQLTGAKKICQTLNMGY
- the solA gene encoding N-methyl-L-tryptophan oxidase, giving the protein MQSRIYDTIIVGAGGMGSATAYHLAKSGVDVLVLEQFQRGHRFGSSHGETRIIRFFYDKPFYTELMKTAYAEWRDLESVSGKPLLFITGSVGIGAKGNLYGRATRQSLDAAGVESEWWDGAQLAERFPQFRLTDDMEILYQKDTGFLRAAECVSTHLRLAEQHGAEIREETQVTDINWQTDVLTVRTENTQFHGRKVIVTAGAWAATLLAELNLPLTVTKQQVCYYQPIDSERFQPDRFPVFTEVTPDGEFIYAIPAFGAFDKRGGVKIARHGRGQIISPDTPERTPDADYIAHIDAYVQERLPELGKTTHTEVCLYTETPDEDFIIDAHPHCPDLLIAAGFSGHGFKFCALVGRILSELVQTGKTGFDIYPFRIDREHEISSGIPRLQS
- a CDS encoding DUF4403 family protein; this encodes MTKQMRIQLIVGVVSIGVVLICVMLFFPMPRGSDLTIQAPAPPREVAPAPLPPPIPSVIAVKANLPIQDVKTLAESALRDYLSKPIQRKDGAITYAIKLDIDPLTMAGSSDGTISVNVPFQFSGWARVSKKIFGQVVQKREDIEGTATASLTLTPTLNSDWRMTAKTTSDISIQKAEIKILGITISVRRILTELVREAVLPKLENLIVKYITHIDIKTRVAGLWTKLHEPIVINRDPRIALTIEPLGILAQQLSSDGKMLSCSLGIETYIQANMGDALTGAPDTTTADLPDIRFVDTLESGYHIMAPIEITYIAVEDFAKPHVEKSHKLKGIDTLVKNLTLYGSGTQLAAGIAFSMPSLGAEGQLYLLGTPVYDATAMSVSVNEFDYTLTTRSLLLDIAQTVGEGFFPDLRATVEDKLVFPLEDRFTELHKKLAEVIAERRIGSYVVLRGTIDTITPEALYLTQTGVHIPFRLQGDLICEVNISSSQFP
- a CDS encoding phytanoyl-CoA dioxygenase, whose product is MNTQTPFTEPQGIIKKFAENYRTDGFLTGIRISDEVEATRHRQAYDALEAEVGAEKCEIGLVDWHFDYQFIWEIATHPKIVDVIEALIGPDVMLLATHFFCKYGPRDKFVAWHQDVTYWGLEPPDAITAWYAIDDSDTGNGCMQVIPGSHQPGIKEHGKSQQAGNLLSINQEVPVTEAEAETAVDLVLKAGEMSIHHGQMIHGSLPNHSTRRRCGLTVRYIDPSVRQAEENSLKRPWKPILLRGEDRYQNFTTVPNPF